The following are encoded together in the Capsulimonas corticalis genome:
- a CDS encoding ABC transporter permease encodes MKNAGKPISLSVLLPAMVLAAALTLWTIVSRLHVFPEYAFPSPQAVAKSFVEEIRAGRLFNDIEASLFRVVVGFMLSVVTGVPVGLWLGQQTRARMALLPAVNFNRNLSPLAWIPFAILWFQVGDKAAIFLIYMASVFPLILATMSAVATIPKVYFRVGQDFGMMGWERLTRVTLPAILPQLVTALRVTAGIAWVVVVAAEMVGCQDGLGYGIYDARNGLRTDTVVCYMIVIGLLGVGIDRLLAGLAKLPSLRWGYER; translated from the coding sequence ATGAAGAACGCAGGGAAGCCTATCTCATTATCTGTCTTGCTGCCGGCGATGGTTTTGGCGGCGGCTCTCACCCTGTGGACGATTGTGTCCAGGCTGCACGTTTTTCCAGAATACGCATTCCCGTCTCCTCAAGCCGTCGCGAAAAGTTTTGTCGAGGAGATCAGGGCCGGACGCCTTTTCAATGACATTGAGGCGTCGCTCTTCCGCGTGGTCGTTGGGTTCATGCTGTCGGTTGTAACCGGCGTCCCGGTGGGATTGTGGCTTGGTCAGCAGACAAGGGCGCGTATGGCCCTGCTGCCTGCGGTCAATTTCAATCGCAATCTGTCCCCGCTCGCTTGGATTCCCTTCGCTATTCTTTGGTTTCAAGTGGGAGACAAGGCGGCTATTTTCTTGATCTATATGGCGTCCGTATTCCCGCTGATTCTGGCGACGATGTCCGCCGTTGCGACGATCCCCAAAGTCTACTTTCGGGTCGGGCAGGATTTTGGGATGATGGGCTGGGAGCGGCTGACGCGCGTCACGCTTCCGGCGATCCTGCCGCAGCTCGTGACGGCGCTGCGCGTGACGGCTGGGATTGCCTGGGTAGTCGTGGTAGCGGCGGAGATGGTCGGCTGTCAAGATGGATTGGGTTACGGCATCTATGACGCCCGCAATGGGCTACGCACCGATACCGTGGTGTGCTATATGATCGTCATCGGCCTGCTGGGTGTAGGTATTGATCGGCTTCTGGCGGGGCTGGCGAAACTTCCAAGTCTTAGGTGGGGTTATGAACGCTAA
- a CDS encoding ABC transporter ATP-binding protein — protein sequence MNAKPIHLSHVSHDFGSVRVLDDVTLTVRSGEFVAVVGPSGCGKSTLLNLISRYEQPSSGTVETIGAIRQVYQQDSLFPWLTVADNIRLGMRSVSPEAREQQLFELLTLIGQQDFAEHYPHQLSGGMRQRVELARALAGHADILLMDEPFSALDYQARLRMRRELVRLLQSCPCTVVFVTHDLEEAAQLADRIIVLSERPSRIQCELAIELPRPRDVTHPLVVDAVSQMLSELGLREDQTAACSIDSKHNL from the coding sequence ATGAACGCTAAACCCATCCATCTTTCCCACGTCTCGCACGATTTCGGCTCGGTGCGCGTCCTGGACGATGTCACACTCACAGTGCGCTCCGGTGAATTCGTTGCCGTGGTTGGCCCATCCGGTTGTGGAAAGTCCACGCTCCTCAATCTGATCTCTCGATACGAGCAGCCTTCCTCAGGAACTGTTGAAACGATCGGCGCAATACGGCAAGTGTATCAGCAGGACAGCTTATTCCCCTGGCTGACAGTCGCAGACAATATCCGGCTCGGCATGCGATCCGTTTCTCCGGAAGCGCGCGAGCAACAACTCTTCGAATTGCTGACGCTGATTGGTCAGCAGGATTTCGCGGAGCATTATCCTCATCAGCTCTCTGGCGGCATGCGTCAGCGCGTGGAACTGGCGCGTGCGCTGGCAGGCCATGCGGATATTCTGCTGATGGACGAACCATTCTCAGCGCTGGATTATCAGGCCCGACTGCGAATGCGGCGTGAACTCGTTCGCTTGCTCCAATCTTGCCCCTGCACGGTTGTCTTCGTCACTCATGACCTGGAAGAAGCCGCCCAGCTCGCCGACCGGATCATTGTCCTGTCCGAGCGTCCCTCCCGAATCCAATGCGAGCTCGCGATAGAACTGCCGCGCCCGCGCGACGTTACCCATCCCCTCGTTGTTGACGCTGTGTCTCAGATGCTGAGCGAACTGGGCCTGCGCGAAGATCAGACAGCGGCGTGTTCCATTGACAGTAAACACAATTTATGA
- a CDS encoding RICIN domain-containing protein, whose product MLKYSIRGLAAFSLTAASILHSPASFAQSTADTSFSAWNSAFLVQQSGQAYYATTLHGTAVEGSWVQALDIEVAEDAYLRDRTPTHRQLVNDLLTHFLAYESYDWSLDTWNDDIAWMTLACVRGYQITGNNAFLNKATYAWNMAYNRGWDTSYGGGGIWENMDNFPHGDGHADKCALSTNPFITSGLALYQITGDSSYLTKSQAIYTWVRGNIFNTSTGVVNEGVKWTIGQTNSGVLEVSDNVYNSGSFVQAANYLYRLTGNAQYYNDALLAANHVVNSTSIMSNNGGAQTQWQYRFVKGLSDFATDNNLWPQYQSWMQNNANAAWSKRNSSNLTWNNWLTTTNDPNIDPMESSSAVGIWQVLPNPNLSVSGNFEIVNVGSNMALGVTSNASYASVVQQPYTGSTSQQWTFVQSSGGYCQIKNVSSGLVMNVSAASVLAGAKVIQYAAQSMNPGNDQWLPIVNADGTYSFFNHDSVQALDVTGASTDSGAQLEQYWSNDTNAQKFTLIPLGTIANGTYHLTPACATGSHLDVAAAGTTNGTNVDIYASNTSNAQKWTFTANAAGNGYRISPLSSPGLSLDVAGAGVANGTNVDIWTSNTTSAQKWGLTAVSGGYTLTPLCATGTRLDVAAGASTNFTNVDIYQANGTNAQTWAIAP is encoded by the coding sequence ATGCTTAAGTATTCCATAAGAGGATTGGCGGCCTTTTCGCTTACTGCAGCCAGCATTCTTCACTCCCCCGCAAGCTTCGCCCAGAGTACGGCGGACACTTCTTTTAGCGCGTGGAATTCGGCGTTTCTGGTTCAGCAAAGCGGTCAGGCTTATTACGCCACGACTCTGCACGGGACTGCCGTCGAAGGCTCATGGGTCCAGGCGCTGGATATTGAAGTGGCCGAAGACGCATACCTGCGGGATCGGACGCCGACCCACCGGCAGCTCGTCAATGATTTGCTGACTCACTTTTTAGCCTACGAGAGCTATGATTGGTCGCTCGATACCTGGAACGACGACATCGCATGGATGACGCTGGCGTGCGTACGCGGCTATCAAATTACGGGCAATAACGCTTTCTTGAATAAGGCGACCTATGCCTGGAATATGGCCTACAACCGTGGATGGGACACTTCTTATGGCGGCGGCGGAATCTGGGAGAACATGGACAACTTCCCTCATGGCGACGGTCATGCGGACAAATGCGCGCTCAGTACAAACCCCTTCATCACCTCAGGCCTCGCTCTTTATCAAATCACCGGCGACTCAAGCTATTTGACGAAGTCTCAAGCGATCTATACCTGGGTGCGCGGCAATATCTTCAATACCAGCACCGGCGTCGTCAATGAGGGCGTCAAGTGGACCATTGGGCAGACGAATAGCGGCGTCCTGGAGGTCTCAGACAATGTTTATAATAGTGGATCATTCGTTCAAGCCGCTAACTATCTTTACCGCCTGACCGGAAATGCGCAGTATTACAACGATGCGCTGCTGGCGGCTAATCATGTGGTCAACTCGACTTCGATTATGAGCAATAACGGCGGAGCGCAGACCCAGTGGCAGTATCGCTTTGTGAAGGGCTTGAGCGATTTCGCTACGGATAACAATCTCTGGCCGCAATACCAGTCCTGGATGCAGAACAACGCCAACGCGGCGTGGAGCAAGCGAAACAGCTCAAATCTCACCTGGAATAACTGGCTCACAACGACAAACGACCCGAATATCGATCCCATGGAAAGCTCCAGCGCTGTGGGAATATGGCAGGTATTGCCCAATCCTAATCTCAGTGTGTCCGGCAATTTCGAAATCGTGAATGTCGGAAGCAATATGGCGCTGGGCGTAACCTCCAACGCCAGCTATGCGTCGGTCGTCCAGCAGCCCTATACCGGATCCACCAGTCAGCAATGGACTTTTGTACAGTCTAGTGGCGGTTATTGCCAGATAAAGAACGTCTCCAGCGGCTTGGTCATGAACGTGTCGGCCGCTTCCGTGCTGGCGGGAGCAAAAGTGATCCAGTATGCAGCTCAGAGTATGAATCCGGGCAACGATCAGTGGCTGCCGATCGTCAATGCGGATGGGACTTACTCGTTCTTCAACCATGACAGCGTACAGGCTTTGGACGTGACTGGCGCAAGCACGGATTCTGGAGCGCAGCTGGAGCAATACTGGTCCAACGACACAAACGCGCAAAAGTTCACCTTGATCCCCCTGGGAACAATCGCCAACGGGACCTATCATCTCACTCCGGCCTGCGCCACGGGCAGCCACCTCGACGTGGCGGCGGCGGGGACGACCAACGGCACGAACGTCGATATTTACGCCTCGAACACCAGCAACGCTCAAAAGTGGACGTTTACCGCGAACGCCGCCGGCAACGGCTATCGAATTAGCCCGCTTTCTTCCCCAGGCCTTTCACTTGACGTCGCGGGCGCCGGGGTGGCGAATGGAACGAATGTTGATATCTGGACCTCGAATACGACGAGCGCGCAAAAGTGGGGCCTGACCGCTGTCTCCGGCGGCTATACGCTCACGCCGTTGTGCGCGACGGGAACGCGCTTGGATGTGGCGGCGGGAGCTTCCACAAACTTCACGAACGTCGATATCTATCAGGCGAACGGCACGAATGCGCAGACCTGGGCCATTGCGCCGTAG
- a CDS encoding CRTAC1 family protein — MSKRIRYIVVATLFAALLAITAILNRKAAQPAGKVADGEAMQRYGFQFQDVTHAAGIDFIHHAPTLDPALDPIMPEVAAMGAAVSVVDYDQDGWPDLYVTDSSEGSQNHLYHNLRNGKFTDVAAKLGVADINKSGTGVSMGSVWGDYDNDGYPDLLLFKWGQPQLFHNDQGHGFTDVTAKSGLPKWVNANAATWMDYDCDGHLDILLCGYYSEDVDLWKLKNTRMMPNSFEYAQNGGRKYLLRGRGDGTFQDVTARVGLNSHRWTLAVGAADLQGSGYPDIVLANDYGVTEVYANNAGKSFTEIGRQANIGYRPKSGMSVAFGDVLNQGGFALYVTNISAEGNLVQGNNLWVARPGKDLKYDNWAEDAGVYQGGWSFGAQFGDLNNDGALDLALTNGYISASKDKSYWYDFSKVAGGNSTIISDAKNWPPMENMSLSGYEQKHIWLGDGYGKFADVAQAVGYTDTHDGRSVALADLWNTGALDMIVANQRGPLLIYKNTVTPKNQWLEFDLSGNRGNRGAIGAQVRLFWKNSRGQEVEQLQEVQAASGFCAQNDHRLHFGLGPHPRIDRAVIRWPGGAGTSKTLTMSQIQLDRNNPVQEPQ, encoded by the coding sequence ATGTCAAAACGCATTCGCTACATTGTTGTCGCCACCCTCTTCGCCGCCCTTCTTGCGATCACTGCTATATTGAACCGAAAGGCTGCTCAGCCGGCGGGGAAAGTGGCGGATGGCGAGGCGATGCAGCGCTATGGCTTCCAGTTCCAGGATGTTACGCATGCCGCCGGCATTGACTTCATTCACCACGCCCCCACTCTCGATCCCGCCCTTGATCCCATTATGCCGGAGGTCGCGGCGATGGGCGCGGCGGTTTCGGTGGTGGATTACGATCAGGACGGCTGGCCCGATCTGTATGTCACCGACAGCAGTGAAGGCAGCCAAAACCATCTGTACCATAATCTGCGTAACGGCAAATTTACGGACGTTGCCGCGAAACTGGGAGTCGCCGATATCAACAAATCCGGTACGGGCGTCTCCATGGGCTCGGTCTGGGGCGACTACGACAATGACGGCTATCCGGATCTTCTGCTGTTCAAATGGGGACAACCGCAGCTGTTCCACAACGATCAAGGCCATGGCTTCACCGACGTGACGGCCAAATCCGGGCTGCCGAAGTGGGTCAACGCCAACGCCGCAACGTGGATGGACTATGATTGCGACGGTCATCTGGATATTCTGCTCTGCGGTTACTATTCCGAGGATGTTGATCTGTGGAAGCTGAAGAACACCCGCATGATGCCGAACAGTTTTGAGTACGCTCAGAATGGCGGCCGCAAATATTTGCTGCGTGGACGCGGCGACGGTACATTCCAGGATGTCACGGCGCGGGTTGGGCTGAACAGCCATCGCTGGACGCTGGCTGTCGGCGCAGCCGATCTGCAAGGCTCGGGCTATCCCGACATTGTCCTCGCCAACGACTACGGCGTCACCGAGGTCTATGCAAACAACGCAGGAAAAAGTTTTACGGAGATCGGGCGTCAAGCAAATATTGGATATCGCCCCAAAAGCGGCATGAGCGTCGCCTTTGGAGACGTACTCAATCAGGGCGGATTCGCGCTGTATGTCACGAATATCAGCGCCGAGGGCAATCTGGTCCAAGGGAATAACCTTTGGGTGGCGCGTCCCGGAAAAGACCTGAAATATGACAATTGGGCCGAAGACGCAGGGGTTTACCAAGGCGGCTGGAGCTTCGGCGCCCAATTTGGAGACCTGAACAACGACGGCGCGCTTGATCTTGCGCTGACCAATGGCTATATTTCCGCCAGTAAGGATAAGAGCTATTGGTATGACTTCAGTAAGGTCGCGGGCGGCAATTCAACGATTATCTCCGATGCGAAAAACTGGCCCCCAATGGAAAATATGAGCCTGTCCGGTTATGAACAGAAACATATCTGGCTGGGCGATGGTTACGGCAAATTCGCCGATGTGGCGCAGGCGGTCGGCTATACCGACACTCACGACGGCCGTTCTGTCGCACTCGCCGATTTGTGGAACACCGGAGCTTTGGACATGATTGTCGCCAATCAGCGCGGACCTCTGCTTATCTACAAGAACACCGTCACTCCCAAGAACCAATGGCTCGAATTCGACCTCTCCGGAAATCGTGGTAACCGCGGCGCGATTGGAGCCCAGGTCCGTCTGTTCTGGAAAAACTCTCGTGGTCAGGAAGTAGAGCAGCTCCAGGAAGTTCAAGCCGCCAGCGGTTTCTGCGCTCAGAACGACCATCGGCTCCATTTTGGCCTCGGCCCTCATCCCCGAATTGATCGCGCCGTGATTCGCTGGCCTGGTGGTGCGGGAACGTCGAAGACACTGACGATGTCGCAGATTCAGCTCGATCGGAACAATCCGGTTCAGGAGCCGCAATAA